A section of the Trachemys scripta elegans isolate TJP31775 chromosome 10, CAS_Tse_1.0, whole genome shotgun sequence genome encodes:
- the PSMG3 gene encoding proteasome assembly chaperone 3: protein MAAKPIVTSKQREEVVRGVPTEVVCTAFSNSILVVVTQYGKMGTLVSVDPSTIANDVSKPSLTTKVLLGTDEPLIHVCAKNLVTFVSQEAGNKPVLLALALKDKSMEGIKALQELIRSCQVW, encoded by the exons ATGGCAGCAAAACCGATTGTGACTTCGAAgcagagagaggaggtggtgagGGGTGTCCCAACAGAGGTGGTGTGCACGGCCTTCTCCAACTCCATTCTTGTGGTGGTGACGCAGTATGGGAAGATGGGAACGCTTGTCTCTGTGGACCCCAGCACAATAGCCAATGACGTCAGCAAACCTTCACTCACCACAAAAGTGCTGCTGGGCACAGATGAG cCCCTCATCCATGTTTGTGCTAAAAACCTGGTGACATTTGTGTCTCAGGAAGCTGGGAACAAACCTGTTCTCCTGGCTCTAGCTTTGAAGGACAAGAGCATGGAAGGAATAAAAGCGCTGCAGGAGTTGATCCGAAGTTGCCAAGTGTGGTGA
- the MAFK gene encoding transcription factor MafK isoform X1 — protein MGHYVLNVGSVSFPIPFENLVVLFFPVAISDQFCPGDCAQVMTTNPKPNKALKVKEESGENAPVLSDDELVSMSVRELNQHLRGLTKEEVIRLKQRRRTLKNRGYAASCRIKRVTQKEELERQRVELQQEVEKLARENSSMKLELDALRSKYEALQTFARTVARGPITPTKVATTSVITIVKSAEISSSSVPFSAAS, from the exons ATGGGTCACTATGTCTTGAATGTTGGGTCTGTTTCCTTCCCcattccctttgaaaatcttgttgtgttgttttttccAGTTGCAATTTCTGACCAGTTCTGTCCAGGAGACTGTGCCCAGGTTATGACGACTAATCCCAAACCGAACAAGGCATTAAAG GTAAAGGAGGAGTCAGGAGAGAACGCCCCAGTGCTGAGTGACGATGAACTCGTGTCAATGTCCGTCCGGGAGCTGAACCAGCACCTGAGAGGTCTCACGAAAGAAGAGGTCATCCGCCTGAAGCAGCGGAGGCGCACGCTCAAGAACCGGGGCTATGCTGCCAGCTGCCGCATCAAGCGTGTGACACAGAAAGAGGAGCTGGAGAGGCAGCGGGTTGAGCTGCAGCAAGAGGTGGAGAAGCTGGCCCGAGAAAACAGCAGCATGAAGCTAGAGCTGGACGCCCTGCGCTCCAAGTACGAGGCATTGCAGACCTTTGCTCGTACCGTTGCACGGGGGCCTATTACCCCGACCAAAGTCGCCACCACTAGTGTCATCACCATTGTGAAATCAGCTGAAATCTCATCCAGTTCTGTGCCATTTTCAGCAGCATCCTAG
- the MAFK gene encoding transcription factor MafK isoform X2 gives MTTNPKPNKALKVKEESGENAPVLSDDELVSMSVRELNQHLRGLTKEEVIRLKQRRRTLKNRGYAASCRIKRVTQKEELERQRVELQQEVEKLARENSSMKLELDALRSKYEALQTFARTVARGPITPTKVATTSVITIVKSAEISSSSVPFSAAS, from the exons ATGACGACTAATCCCAAACCGAACAAGGCATTAAAG GTAAAGGAGGAGTCAGGAGAGAACGCCCCAGTGCTGAGTGACGATGAACTCGTGTCAATGTCCGTCCGGGAGCTGAACCAGCACCTGAGAGGTCTCACGAAAGAAGAGGTCATCCGCCTGAAGCAGCGGAGGCGCACGCTCAAGAACCGGGGCTATGCTGCCAGCTGCCGCATCAAGCGTGTGACACAGAAAGAGGAGCTGGAGAGGCAGCGGGTTGAGCTGCAGCAAGAGGTGGAGAAGCTGGCCCGAGAAAACAGCAGCATGAAGCTAGAGCTGGACGCCCTGCGCTCCAAGTACGAGGCATTGCAGACCTTTGCTCGTACCGTTGCACGGGGGCCTATTACCCCGACCAAAGTCGCCACCACTAGTGTCATCACCATTGTGAAATCAGCTGAAATCTCATCCAGTTCTGTGCCATTTTCAGCAGCATCCTAG
- the TMEM184A gene encoding transmembrane protein 184A produces the protein MSNTTHTDLSSSTEGGVGVTSMAGSTLQTRIFPLTDSSHLSPEDDSPLRALQNYSQDGQQIFLTTSAAQVISGIFVWSALILTIHQIYMHLRNYTIPNEQRYIIRILFIVPIYAFDSWLSLLLIGSHQYYVYFNSVRDCYEAFVIYSFLSLCFEYLGGESTIMSEIRGKPIASSCLYGTCCLQGMSYSIGFLRFCKQATLQFCIVKPLMAIVTIVLQAFGKYHDGDFNIHSGYLYITIIYNFSVSMALYALFLFYFATLELLRPFEPVLKFLTIKAVIFLSFWQGMLLAILEKCGVIPEVQIIDGKEVGAGTVAAGYQNFIICIEMLFAAIALRYAFTCQVYREKKENSTANVAPMQSISSGLKETMSPQDIVQDAIHNFSPTYQQYTQQSMQEAGTKAPGQIGHPAPKADGQTSKRSKNIEKRVLMLSDDEL, from the exons ATGAGCAATACCACGCACACCGACCTGTCCTCTTCCACCGAGGGTGGGGTAGGTGTGAccagcatggctggcagcacgCTGCAGACCAGGATCTTCCCTCTGACCGACTCCAGCCATCTCTCCCCTGAAGACGACTCCCCGCTGAGGGCCCTCCAGAACTACTCCCAAGATGGCCAGCAAATTTTCCTGACCACTTCGGCAGCGCAGGTGATCTCCGGAATCTTTGTGTGGTCAGCACTGATTCTCACCATCCACCAG atCTACATGCACCTGAGGAACTACACCATTCCTAACGAGCAGCGCTACATCATCCGCATCCTCTTCATTGTGCCTATCTACGCCTTCGACTCCTGGCTCAGCCTCCTCCTCATTGGAAGTCACCAGTATTATGTATACTTCAACTCTGTGCGTGACTGCTATGAAG CATTTGTAATCTACAGTTTCCTGAGTCTCTGCTTTGAGTACCTTGGAGGGGAGAGCACCATCATGTCTGAGATCCGGGGGAAGCCCATCGC GTCCAGTTGCCTTTATGGGACCTGCTGCCTGCAAGGAATGTCCTATTCCATTGGGTTCCTCCGATTCTGCAAGCAG GCGACACTGCAGTTCTGCATTGTGAAGCCCCTCATGGCGATCGTCACCATTGTCCTGCAGGCATTCGGGAAATACCATGACGGCGACTTCAA CATTCACAGCGGATACCTCTACATCACCATCATCTACAACTTCTCTGTCAGCATGGCCCTCTACGCGCTCTTCCTCTTCTACTTTGCCACCCTGGAGCTCCTGCGCCCCTTTGAGCCAGTCCTCAAGTTCCTCACCATCAAGGCCgtcatcttcctctccttctgGCAAG GGATGCTGTTGGCTATCCTGGAGAAGTGTGGGGTGATCCCTGAGGTCCAGATCATTGATGGGAAGGAGGTGGGAGCTGGGACAGTAGCTGCCGGCTACCAGAACTTCATAATCTGCATTGAAATGCTATTTGCCGCCATTGCTCTGCGCTATGCCTTTACCTGCCAGGTATACAGAGAGAAGAAGGAAAACTCAACAG CAAACGTGGCCCCAATGCAGAGCATCTCTAGTGGGCTGAAGGAGACAATGAGCCCTCAGGACATTGTCCAGGATGCCATCCACAATTTCTCCCCCACATACCAGCAGTACACCCAGCAGTCCATGCAAGAGGCGGGGACAAAAGCTCCTGGGCAGATTGGGCACCCGGCACCCAAAGCTGACGGGCAAACTAGCAAAAGAAGCAAAAACATTGAGAAAAGAGTGCTGATGCTCTCAGACGATGAACTGTAG